The proteins below come from a single Aspergillus oryzae RIB40 DNA, chromosome 5 genomic window:
- a CDS encoding kinesin family protein (kinesin-like protein), producing MTASPPGSPSGAPQRLSGIMRTPRSNSRLSMSSKQGGGSRASDEDGKTAVKVAVRVRPPLQPDDPNYELIPQRFQRSMVHVTTPTSLAVDVPQGRKLFVFDRVFPETVDQAGIWEYLNDSVTSFLQGYNVSILAYGQSGAGKSYTMGTSGPSEQTSSQGMGIIPRAAQYLFEKLEGPPKHNRNSSTGLRTPARYSISSTSSFSKVNTEKTWQMKATYVEIYNEHLRDLLIPESTPASERSTVTIREDTKGRIIPTGLHQVNINSIDDLLGALNFGSTIRQTDSTAVNAKSSRSHAVFSLNLVQRKSANGITSTKDKRMSMPADMSSGSDVSVTVESKFHFVDLAGSERLKNTGASGERAKEGISINAGLAALGKVISQLSSRQAGSHVSYRDSKLTRLLQDSLGGNAYTYMIACVTPAEFHLSETLNTVQYAQRARAIQSKPRIQQVHDEGDKHAVIERLKAEVAFLRQQLRNAEDNERRSVGPQDRSERQNEREADLQNQLLDVQESYNALSQRHAKLISELARDSETEEGTDPNDAASYIGKNSIERLKRSHSFAESVEQVVLEYEKTIQSLESSLSNTRSSLSATESTLLERETRCTYVETVNTQLQARIQKLLERESGTENYLHELESRLDGQSSGEERQAAIISELRKELTRARESEANCEDYITTLEERLAEADQDMELMQREVDRLEHVIERQRSLGKLDNLLYDLDHSQQNGSATRDHDEPEMETPVKRAYHPQRRAASLDVLTEAVETAIPESDEDLGEPAPEVEGDTLISEPPAEASEDLKALENSTDRLQIDRTPSPTQSRVVADKLDTVTQELIDLRMQHESTVSEYEILEAKYEQAMKELADLRQDAADEARHSSPDARHLISPAPTSRPVSFLEDAKAPDSMTGTQQSSSRSLSSELSLVGEPAASHDSSNAKSAPETENYVDAVSESDEAKAQEVEHMRRLLSEHQEGVSIMTQKYAELQAEHAETLHLIESLKSELQKPRVSPPTTPGYKPVIRRKSSQTLIGNVDRAHRSLAALRNIAVEEFDSRPGTMQNFEVHLDSAMHELHNRMERIQALEAENQSVKKEMETKSTIISGLTRERSSLQGGGSSVDMGLVSQLRDQVVQQENIINEMKEAHEAREKHLLAEIEELKALLKTQEEAAKAYDAGAEEQDKKIGLLEGELTQWKTKHQSAVESLQSSEQQLSTTLAELNSALATLDSMHAERAAAGETSSAEKEAAAKALENERSQQQELVEGLKRDIEQHKSTAAAHVDTIASLEKSHSAAQQQLSELIASKDVSGNEIEARQTRVSELEQEIETHKSHADSYKKDLDSLQESHKAELVELEARAKAAAQAEYELQLAEKDTEHDNALKALRTEITESRDELVKLLKMVSNLLNSDVTADNLADQIQEILTQKQHFSDKYAELMDTNEDLRKQIELKSNDTDRVDELTKSNTEKEAKVNELAVLVATLEDTLNQRNEQIKKKEALVEEISAEKEKSVRLVEELEEQITNSFDQHHNRLSIIQQERDQALEDAKAKIVTYESDIETYKVRIEQLELQIKNSSGQDSTSHDRSSSITSNLRKSSSATSLPSPPPAIPLPPLPTIASATNGASGSISPPSSRHASKELANTQVVEDQEARIRTIEKHLYAEKQLTATLEEALGDLEAQSNKVKSDCEAWKKKAMQLDEELITLRKERNSQRLSLQAVEEERNARREAEAARAQLEERMNALNKKKKKSTLNCF from the exons ATGACGGCCTCGCCGCCGGGTTCGCCGTCAGGTGCGCCTCAGCGACTCAGCGGCATCATGCGTACCCCCCGGAGCAACAGTCGTTTGAGCATGAGCTCTAAACAAGGCGGAGGAAGTCGGGCCtctgatgaggatggcaaAACGGCTGTCAAAGTTG CCGTCCGTGTCCGACCTCCTTTGCAGCCCGACGACCCAAATTATGAATTAATTCCGCAACGTTTCCAACGTTCCATGGTCCACGTCACCACACCAACCAGCTTAGCCGTGGATGTTCCGCAGGGTCGCAAATTGTTTGTTTTTGACCGGGTTTTTCCCGAAACGGTAGATCAGGCTGGTATCTGGGAATACCTCAACGACAGCGTCACTTCTTTCCTACAAGGATACAATGTCTCGATTCTGGCCTATGGCCAATCCGGTGCGGGTAAATCCTATACGATGGGAACATCGGGGCCCAGTGAACAGACTTCCAGTCAAGGAATGG GAATTATCCCACGCGCCGCCCAATATCTTTTCGAAAAATTGGAAGGTCCCCCGAAACACAATCGCAACAGCTCGACAGGCCTTCGGACGCCCGCGCGATATTCCATCAGCTCCACTTCAAGTTTCAGCAAGGTGAACACTGAGAAAACTTGGCAGATGAAAGCTACTTATGTTGAA ATTTACAATGAGCACCTGAGAGATCTCCTTATCCCGGAATCAACGCCCGCAAGTGAGCGCAGCACAGTTACCATTCGCGAGGACACAAAGGGTCGCATCATTCCTACCGGTCTGcaccaagtcaacatcaactcgATCGATGACCTCCTAGGCGCGTTGAACTTTGGCTCGACCATTCGACAGACCGACTCGACTGCGGTCAACGCGAAGTCTTCCCGATCGCACGCGGTGTTCAGTTTGAACCTTGTTCAGCGTAAATCCGCGAATGGAATCACCTCCACTAAGGACAAGCGCATGTCCATGCCCGCCGATATGTCCTCTGGCTCGGACGTCTCCGTTACCGTGGAGAGCAAGTTCCATTTTGTAGATCTTGCTGGAAGCGAACGGCTGAAGAACACAGGAGCGTCTGGAGAGCGCGCTAAAGAAGGTATCTCTATCAACGCTGGTCTGGCTGCCTTGGGCAAGGTCATCTCGCAGTTGTCCTCCCGTCAAGCAGGCTCTCACGTCTCCTATCGTGATTCGAAACTTACTCGGCTCTTGCAAGACTCTCTGGGCGGAAACGCGTATACCTACATGATTGCCTGTGTGACGCCAGCAGAGTTCCACCTGAGTGAGACGTTGAATACCGTCCAGTACGCGCAGAGAGCGCGGGCGATCCAGAGCAAACCTCGAATCCAGCAAGTGCATGATGAGGGCGACAAGCATGCCGTCATTGAAAGACTCAAAGCGGAAGTGGCATTTTTGCGACAGCAGCTCCGCAATGCTGAGGATAATGAACGGCGCAGCGTCGGTCCACAAGACCGGTCGGAGCGTCAGAATGAGAGGGAGGCTGACCTCCAGAACCAGCTCCTCGATGTTCAAGAAAGCTATAATGCGCTCAGCCAACGACATGCTAAACTGATCTCCGAGCTTGCTAGAGATTCGGAAACGGAAGAGGGCACTGATCCGAATGATGCCGCGTCGTACATCGGCAAAAACTCCATTGAAAGGTTGAAACGGTCTCATTCTTTTGCGGAATCTGTTGAGCAAGTGGTACTGGAATATGAGAAGACTATCCAGAGTCTCGAGTCTTCCCTTTCCAACACGCGATCTTCACTATCGGCAACCGAAAGTACGCTTCTTGAGCGCGAGACCAGATGCACGTACGTCGAAACTGTCAATACACAGCTTCAAGCTCGTAtccagaagctcctcgaaaGGGAATCCGGCACAGAAAACTACCTTCATGAGTTGGAGTCTAGGCTTGATGGGCAATCCTCCGGTGAGGAAAGACAAGCGGCCATCATCTCGGAGCTTCGCAAAGAATTGACTCGCGCCCGCGAAAGTGAAGCGAACTGCGAAGATTACATAACGACGTTAGAGGAGCGCCTGGCGGAAGCCGATCAGGATATGGAACTTATGCAACGAGAAGTTGATCGCTTGGAGCATGTCATCGAGCGTCAAAGGAGCTTGGGGAAGTTAGATAACCTCCTATACGATCTTGATCACAGCCAGCAGAACGGCAGTGCAACAAGGGACCACGACGAACCGGAGATGGAGACACCTGTCAAGCGTGCTTACCATCCTCAAAGGCGGGCGGCGTCGCTTGATGTGTTGACCGAAGCTGTTGAGACTGCTATCCCGGAGTCCGATGAGGATCTAGGCGAACCCGCCCCCGAGGTTGAGGGGGACACCCTCATTTCAGAGCCACCTGCTGAGGCTAGTGAGGATCTTAAAGCTTTGGAAAACTCTACCGACCGCCTCCAGATCGATCGGACCCCTAGCCCGACTCAGTCCAGGGTCGTTGCAGATAAGCTCGATACGGTCACCCAGGAGCTAATTGATTTGCGTATGCAGCACGAGTCCACAGTAAGCGAGTATGAAATACTCGAGGCCAAGTATGAGCAAGCCATGAAGGAATTGGCCGATCTGCGGCAGGATGCTGCAGACGAAGCTCGGCATTCCTCACCTGATGCCCGGCATCTCATCTCACCAGCCCCTACTTCGCGACCGGTGTCTTTTTTAGAGGATGCCAAGGCCCCCGACTCGATGACTGGAACACAACAGTCCTCCTCGCGATCACTCTCATCGGAGTTATCCTTGGTCGGGGAGCCTGCTGCTTCGCACGACTCGTCTAACGCCAAGTCTGCGCCCGAAACAGAAAACTATGTAGATGCAGTGTCCGAAAGCGACGAGGCCAAGGCACAGGAGGTCGAGCACATGCGTAGGCTGCTCTCCGAGCATCAGGAAGGTGTCAGTATTATGACCCAAAAATATGCTGAACTACAAGCCGAACACGCCGAGACCCTACATCTCATCGAATCACTGAAATCCGAACTTCAGAAGCCACGAGTTTCTCCCCCCACGACACCGGGCTATAAGCCTGTCATTCGGAGGAAGTCAAGCCAAACCCTGATTGGAAATGTCGACCGAGCCCATCGATCTCTAGCCGCCTTGCGGAACATCGCAGTGGAAGAATTCGATAGTCGTCCTGGTACGATGCAAAATTTCGAGGTACATTTGGACTCAGCTATGCACGAATTGCACAATCGTATGGAACGTATCCAGGCCTTGGAAGCCGAGAACCAGAgtgtgaagaaggaaatggagacGAAATCGACCATCATTTCTGGGCTTACCCGTGAACGTTCCAGTTTGCAAGGGGGCGGTTCATCGGTGGATATGGGTCTCGTCTCTCAGTTGCGCGACCAAGTTGTTCAGCAGGAGAACATTATCAACGAGATGAAGGAAGCGCACGAGGCCAGAGAAAAGCATCTCCTTGCTGAAAtcgaggagttgaaggcTCTTCTTAAGACCCAAGAGGAAGCCGCCAAAGCATATGATGCAGGCGCGGAGGAGCAGGACAAGAAGATTGGCCTCCTTGAGGGCGAACTGACACAATGGAAGACCAAGCACCAGAGCGCTGTTGAATCTCTGCAATCCTCGGAGCAGCAGCTCAGCACTACGCTGGCAGAGCTCAACAGTGCTCTGGCCACGTTGGATTCAATGCACGCCGAAAGAGCCGCTGCTGGTGAAACATCGTCTGCTGAGAAGGAGGCAGCCGcaaaggctctggagaaCGAGAGGtcccagcagcaggagcttGTTGAGGGACTGAAGCGTGATATCGAGCAGCATAAGTCTACAGCTGCTGCTCACGTGGACACAATTGCCTCCCTTGAGAAGTCCCACAGCGCAGCCCAGCAACAGCTATCGGAGCTTATCGCCTCGAAGGATGTCAGCGGAAATGAAATCGAAGCGCGCCAGACCCGTGTATCTGAACTTGAGCAGGAAATCGAGACCCACAAGTCACATGCTGATTCATACAAGAAGGATTTAGACTCCTTGCAGGAATCACACAAAGCAGAGCTTGTCGAGTTGGAGGCGCGGGCTAAGGCTGCGGCACAGGCCGAGTATGAACTGCAGCTCGCGGAGAAGGATACCGAGCATGACAACGCCCTGAAGGCTCTGAGAACCGAGATCACGGAGTCGCGGGACGAATTGGTGAAGTTGCTCAAGATGGTTTCTAACCTTCTGAACTCCGACGTGACCGCAGACAATCTGGCTGACCAGATCCAAGAAATTCTGACGCAGAAGCAGCATTTCTCTGACAAATATGCGGAATTGATGGACACGAATGAAGATCTCCGCAAGCAAATAGAGCTTAAGAGCAATGACACCGACCGTGTCGACGAGCTGACTAAGAGCAACACTGAAAAAGAGGCAAAGGTGAACGAGCTTGCCGTCCTGGTTGCTACACTTGAAGATACTTTGAACCAGAGAAATGAgcagatcaagaagaaagaagcgCTTGTTGAGGAGATTTCggccgagaaagagaagagcgTTCGTCTTGTGGAGGAACTCGAGGAGCAAATCACCAACAGTTTCGATCAGCACCACAACCGTCTCTCCATTATTCAACAGGAGCGTGACCAGGCTCTGGAGGATGCAAAGGCTAAAATCGTCACTTACGAGTCGGATATCGAAACTTACAAAGTACGAATTGAACAGCTGGAG CTTCAAATCAAGAACAGCTCCGGCCAGGATTCTACCTCCCACGATCGCAGCAGTTCTATCACCTCGAACTTGCGGAAGAGCTCTTCGGCAACATCCCtcccatctccaccacctgCCATTCCCCTTCCGCCTCTCCCTACCATTGCTTCCGCTACCAACGGCGCCTCTGGTAGCATCTCTCCCCCAAGCTCTCGCCACGCTAGCAAAGAATTGGCCAATACCCAGGTCGTTGAGGATCAGGAGGCTCGTATTCGCACTATAGAGAAGCATCTCTACGCTGAGAAGCAGCTCACTGCTACTCTGGAAGAAGCCCTCGGAGACCTTGAAGCCCAGAGTAACAAGGTCAAGTCCGATTGTGAggcttggaagaagaaggccatgcagctggatgaggagctgaTTACCCTTCGCAAAGAACGCAACTCGCAGCGCCTGTCACTCCAagctgtggaggaggagagaaatgCTCGCCGCGAAGCTGAAGCCGCCAGAGCCCAACTTGAAGAGCGTATGAATGCGCttaacaagaagaaaaagaagagcacCCTCAACTGCTTCTAG
- a CDS encoding GDP-Man:Man(1)GlcNAc(2)-PP-dolichol alpha-1,3-mannosyltransferase (glycosyltransferase) codes for MPGLKRSNVIIIHPDLGIGGAERLIIDVALALQNRGHKVTIYTSHRDKSHCFEEARDGTLDVKVRGNTIFPAHVFRRFHVLMAILRQLHLTISVLGETSRTSDTNEKSKESEVLEDDIFIVDQVPACVPFLKTFARQRQRILFYCHFPDQLLAFRGEAGSLLSFVKTLYRYPFDWFEGWAMSASDKVVANSRFTRGVVKEVFGGEKLGDVSVVYPCVDTEAAALRDPVVVKDGETLWGGKKILLSINRFERKKDMALAIRAYHGLGAEKRRGTRLVIAGGYDNRVQENVQYHRELDELATSLGLQTATSKTVISALSVPDSIDVLFLLSVPSAFRDMLLEHAKLLLYTPINEHFGIVPVEAMRAGIPVLASNTGGPLETIVEGETGWLRNAKKDADWTAVMDKVLYGMDQKEFDRMSIAAKERVEREFSLTAMGDRLEAEISDMLARERRPFAGLQQILVLLALSGVMLSLLAAFALKMI; via the exons ATGCCGGGCCTCAAACGCTCCAATGTGATCATCATCCACCCCGATCTGGGCATCGGCGGTGCCGAGCGTCTTATCATCGACGTGGCGCTTGCGCTCCAAAACCGCGGCCACAAAGTAACGATCTACACCTCGCACCGCGACAAATCACACTGTTTCGAAGAAGCGCGCGATGGTACCCTCGACGTTAAAGTGCGGGGCAACACGATATTCCCCGCGCACGTATTCCGACGATTCCATGTCCTGATGGCGATCTTAAGACAGTTACATCTCACCATTTCAGTCCTGGGAGAGACATCTCGTACTTCCGATACGAAcgagaaaagcaaagagagcGAGGTATTAGAAGatgacatcttcatcgtcgaccAAGTCCCCGCCTGCGTACCCTTTCTAAAGACGTTTGCGCGCCAACGACAGCGGATCCTCTTCTATTGTCACTTCCCGGACCAGTTACTTGCGTTTCGGGGCGAGGCCGGGTCGCTCTTGAGTTTTGTGAAGACTCTTTATCGGTACCCGTTTGATTGGTTTGAGGGGTGGGCTATGAGTGCTTCTGATAAGGTTGTTGCGAATTCGAGGTTTACGAGGGGTGTTGTGAAGGAGGTTTTTGGGGGTGAGAAGCTTGGCGATGTTAGTGTTGTTTATCCGTGTGTTGATACGGAGGCTGCGGCTTTGAGGGATCCGGTGGTTGTGAAGGATGGGGAGACGTTGTGGGGTGGGAAGAAGATTCTTTTGAGTATTAATCGGTttgagaggaagaaggatatgGCGCTTGCTATTCGGGCGTATCATGGGTTGggggcggagaagaggagagggaCTAGGTTGGTTATTGCTG GTGGTTATGATAACCGGGTCCAGGAGAATGTGCAATATCATCGGGAACTGGACGAGCTTGCTACTAGTCTGGGGTTGCAGACTGCTACGTCTAAGACGGTTATCTCGGCATTGTCTGTTCCGGATTCCATTGAtgtgttgtttttgttgtcCGTGCCCTCTGCGTTCCGAGATATGCTACTCGAGCATGCGAAATTGCTTCTTTACACGCCTATCAATGAGCACTTTGGCATTGTGCCTGTCGAGGCGATGCGCGCTGGAATCCCCGTCCTGGCGTCGAATACCGGCGGCCCGTTGGAGACAATCGTCGAGGGCGAAACGGGGTGGCTCCGCAACGCGAAGAAAGACGCCGACTGGACGGCGGTCATGGATAAGGTGCTCTACGGAATGGACCAGAAGGAGTTCGACAGGATGTCCATCGCCGCGAAAGAGCGAGTGGAGCGGGAATTCTCCCTAACGGCCATGGGTGACCGACTGGAGGCGGAGATCTCGGACATGCTCGCGCGCGAGAGACGTCCGTTCGCCGGACTCCAGCAGATCCTCGTCCTTTTGGCCCTGTCCGGAGTCATGCTCTCACTGCTTGCTGCTTTTGCCCTGAAGATGATCTGA
- a CDS encoding uncharacterized protein (predicted protein) produces MRDQIEGFSDDIAMSDLNELLGVDATTNKRPGLSSRTASLLASLDRSKSGSSGGVSSGRRGRVDVEEEVDEVEEVVPSRKTKAPRRTATKATSADKEAKAREREAMKAQREREKQLEKERKQKAKEEKAREKQLAADLAEVNKLKVDKKESTPEMIIDLAREFEGLSVGNQTVEFMKRLKVEQTFFDSEIPNVVKWRRKVMAKYNDTLGHWEPCALHIREEEHVLVLVTAQEFVDMVIDTSSNTNDLDHHVHRLKSAYANCKPIYLIEGLTAWMRKKNNSRNRAYQAEVRRQYSQSQTQDQPTTTTSRRKKTTTVNKPETAPPVSDDTIEDALLSLQVTHSCLIHHTNAPPESAEWIKNFTEHLSTVPYRRERMEGNDSAFCMDGGQVKPGENKSDTFIKMLQEVNRVTASMAYGIATQYPSAVDLVRGMRRHGPAMLEDVKKSANRNGALTDSRIGPAASKRLYKVFMGLDPSATDI; encoded by the exons ATGCGCGATCAGATCGAGGGGTTTAGTGATGATATTGCGATGTCGGATTTGAATGAGCTGCTTGGGGTGGATGCTACGACGAATAAGCGGCCTGGGTTATCGAGTCGGACGGCGAGTTTGTTGGCGAGTCTTGATCGGTCGAAGTCCGGGTCTTCTGGCGGGGTGTCGTCAGGTCGGAGGGGGCgtgttgatgtggaagaggaggtggatgaagtggaggaagtggtTCCGTCTCGGAAGACTAAGGCGCCACGGAGGACGGCTACGAAGGCTACGAGTGCGGATAAGGAGGCCAAGGCGCGGGAGAGAGAGGCGATGAAGGCGCAGCGCGAGCGGGAGAAACAGCTAGAGAAGGAgcggaagcagaaggccaaggaggagaaagcGCGGGAGAAACAACTTGCGGCCGATCTCGCGGAGGTGAATAAGCTGAAGGTGGATAAGAAGGAGTCCACGCCGGAGATGATCATCGATCTTGCGAGGGAATTCGAGGGATTGAGCGTGGGTAATCAGACGGTCGAGTTTATGAAACGGCTCAAGGTCGAGCAGACGTTTTTCGACAGCGAGATTCCTAATGTTGTGAAATGGCGACGGAAGGTCATGGCTAAGTACAACGATACCCTAGGCCACTGGGAACCATGTGCACTTCATAtccgcgaagaagaacacGTTCTTGTTCTCGTAACTGCGCAAGAGTTCGTCGACATGGTGATAGACACCTCATCCAACACAAACGACCTCGACCACCACGTCCACCGACTCAAATCCGCCTACGCCAACTGCAAACCAATCTATCTAATCGAAGGCCTCACAGCCTGGAtgcgcaagaagaacaactCCCGAAACAGAGCCTACCAAGCTGAAGTCCGCCGCCAATACTCCCAATCCCAAACCCAAGAccaacccaccaccaccacttccCGCCgtaagaaaacaacaacagtcAACAAACCCGAAACCGCACCCCCAGTATCCGACGACACAATTGAAGacgccctcctctccctccaagTCACGCACTCCTGTCTCATCCACCACACCAACGCACCCCCCGAATCAGCCGAATGGATCAAAAACTTCACAGAACACCTCTCGACCGTCCCCTATCGCCGCGAAAGAATGGAAGGCAATGACTCCGCCTTCTGCATGGACGGAGGCCAGGTCAAACCTGGCGAAAACAAATCCGATACCTTTATCAAAATGCTCCAGGAAGTGAACCGTGTCACGGCGTCCATGGCATATGGCATTGCGACTCAATACCCAAGTGCCGTCGATCTAGTCCGCGGAATGCGAAGACATGGTCCGGCCATGTTGGAGGATGTAAAG AAATCCGCAAATAGAAACGGTGCACTAACGGATTCCCGTATCGGACCGGCGGCAAGTAAACGCCTCTACAAGGTCTTTATGGGTCTAGATCCATCTGCAACTGATATTTGA
- a CDS encoding MFS transporter (predicted protein): MPPSNGRDSSIDKRDFDTNRPLLAIYDSGGDTECRDLHSRPESRISARRYSDGEDGLLNDVVEEIVERDRRRLAKEVVRICSFALGIVTCLGAGSITAFSLYGPLFLTRLHYTQLRVNAVSIAAGVSMYLPVSIFGYLCDRYTPSPLALFSGTVFGIGYLLAAIVYKNGPPPDAGGNGYPFWVMVVAFVCVGTATSCMYLAAVTTCAKNFGRGKHKGIMLAIPIAAFGLSGMWQSQVGTYLLYERLEDGSHGDVDVFRYFIFLAALLFSIGVIGTFGLRIVDEDEEKYIDEAVEELERSGLLEESEFFRSRSEVRAAYGTFSQSDNADDEERTLSLTQTEEEREAARLEKEREEEERRKKNWLLNWETKVFLKDHTMWWLALGFFLVTGPGEAYINNLGTVVGALGPESSSSNAPSPAGKPSTHVTTIALTSTIARLLTGSLSDFFAPPATHLFPTNSEAVRPSSPSGSKRVTLSRLTFLLPSAVLLSLGYLLLASPFPVQHPELSHITTGLIGFGYGSAFSLCPIIISVVWGVENFGTNWGIVAMFPAAGAALWGLIYSRFYQDATDGGNGSTDGQCHGWKCFGYWALGCALSVWVAIAVWSVAWRSWKRRGVSV, from the exons ATGCCCCCATCCAATGGCCGAGACTCCTCTATTGATAAACGAGACTTTGACACAAACCGTCCATTACTGGCTATCTACGACTCTGGTGGAGACACAGAGTGTAGAGATCTACACTCACGACCGGAATCCAGGATCTCCGCACGCCGTTATAGTGACGGTGAAGACGgtctcttgaatgatgttgttgaagaaataGTCGAAAGGGATCGCCGCAGGCTGGCTAAAGAAGTGGTACGGATATGCAGCTTTGCCTTGGGGATAGTAACCTG CCTAGGAGCTGGCAGCATCACTGCGTTCTCCCTTTACGGCCCCTTGTTTCTCACCCGTCTTCATTACACTCAACTCCGAGTTAACGCTGTATCGATTGCTGCTGGTGTGTCGATGTATCTACCCGTTTCAATCTTTGGATACCTCTGTGACCGGTATACCCCTTCGCCCctggctttgttttctggcaCGGTCTTCGGAATAGGCTACCTTTTAGCTGCAATCGTGTACAAGAACGGTCCACCTCCGGATGCAggtggaaatggataccCTTTTTGGGTGATGGTAGTGGCTTTCGTGTGCGTCGGGACCGCCACAAGCTGCATGTACCTGGCCGCCGTCACGACTTGCGCCAAAAACTTTGGCAGGGGCAAGCACAAAGGAATTATGCTTGCCATACCTATAGCTGCTTTTGGCCTTAGTGGTATGTGGCAGAGTCAAGTGGGTACTTACCTTTTGTATGAACGGTTAGAAGatggcagccatggcgatgTAGACGTCTTCCGAtacttcattttccttgccGCACTGCTTTTTAGTATAGGTGTAATTGGGACTTTTGGATTACGAattgtggatgaggatgaggagaaataTATTGATGAGGCAGTCGAAGAACTTGAGAGGAGTGGCCTGTTGGAAGAGAGCGAGTTCTTCCGGTCGAGAAGCGAGGTTAGAGCTGCGTATGGAACATTCTCGCAGTCTGACAATGCAGACGACGAAGAACGAACGCTATCACTGACCcaaactgaagaagagagggaagcAGCAAGGcttgagaaagagagagaggaggaggaacgtAGGAAGAAAAACTGGCTATTGAATTGGGAAACAAAGGTGTTCCTTAAGGATCATACGATGTGGTGGCTTGccttgggcttcttcttggttaCTGGACCAGGAGAAGCATACATCAACAAC CTGGGTACTGTGGTCGGAGCTCTGGGCCCAGAGTCAAGCTCCTCTAATGCTCCTTCTCCTGCCGGCAAACCATCTACACATGTGACAACTATTGCGCTCACTTCAACAATTGCCCGACTCCTCACAGGATCCCTGTCGGACTTCTTCGCCCCCCCGGCAACGCATCTTTTCCCAACTAACTCAGAAGCCGTGCGTCCCAGCTCACCGTCAGGCTCAAAGCGAGTTACGTTATCTCGATTAACATTCCTCCTCCCATCCGCTGTTCTCCTCTCACTTGGCTATCTTCTCCTCGCATCTCCCTTTCCGGTCCAGCACCCGGAATTGTCCCATATAACCACAGGCCTTATCGGCTTCGGTTACGGGAGCGCGTTCTCCCTCTGccccatcatcatctccgttGTCTGGGGTGTTGAGAACTTCGGCACGAACTGGGGTATCGTTGCCATGTTCCCGGCAGCAGGCGCTGCACTGTGGGGCCTCATCTACTCCCGCTTTTACCAAGACGCCACAgatggaggcaatggctcAACGGACGGCCAGTGCCACGGCTGGAAATGCTTTGGCTACTGGGCCTTGGGATGTGCGCTGAGCGTATGGGTGGCTATTGCCGTATGGAGTGTCGCTTGGAGATCTTGGAAACGCAGGGGCGTTTCTGTTTGA